In Candidatus Binatia bacterium, one DNA window encodes the following:
- the hslV gene encoding ATP-dependent protease subunit HslV has product MKVRSTTILAVRRDGKLAIAGDGQVTLDKTIVKHGARKVRKTCGGKVLAGFAGSAADGITLLEKFESKFAEFKDLTRAAVELAKDWRQDRALRRLEALMIVGNGEHLFVLSGTGDVIEPDEAIAAIGSGGAYAQAAAAALLRNTQLDAADIARKSLEIAAEICIYTNGDIIVETLS; this is encoded by the coding sequence CGACGGTAAGCTCGCCATCGCAGGCGACGGCCAGGTCACGCTCGACAAGACGATCGTCAAACACGGGGCGCGAAAGGTCCGAAAGACCTGCGGCGGCAAGGTGCTGGCCGGATTCGCCGGCTCAGCTGCCGACGGCATCACATTGCTCGAAAAGTTCGAGAGCAAGTTCGCCGAGTTCAAGGATCTCACGCGCGCGGCCGTCGAGCTCGCCAAGGACTGGCGGCAAGACCGCGCCTTGCGGCGACTCGAGGCGCTGATGATCGTCGGCAACGGCGAGCACCTGTTCGTGCTTTCCGGAACCGGCGACGTGATCGAGCCCGACGAGGCAATCGCCGCGATCGGCAGCGGCGGCGCGTACGCGCAGGCCGCAGCCGCCGCGCTGCTGCGCAACACCCAGCTCGACGCCGCCGACATCGCGCGCAAGAGCCTCGAGATCGCCGCCGAGATTTGCATCTACACCAACGGTGACATCATCGTGGAGACGCTGTCCTGA